Proteins encoded by one window of Thermobaculum terrenum ATCC BAA-798:
- a CDS encoding ArnT family glycosyltransferase, translated as MPNTSLKKLAYRALPLAIILGASILPLYWFSKYMIIRPDSAWYLLQGFNLLSGRGYTVFDQLPMPLRGPVLPFVVGTLSMLLGNDPMQVAWGMKLLSLANPLIIFLITSRLSGYWAGCLAALLWSFLGISGHLEHAFTVDSLLLTFVLLQLAIILSDVESPRAWKPIVSGLLLALAVLTKETAMVLLPVGIIYCLLMCRGFRWLVLHYAAAAIACAPWWVWVWLKVREIYLFSSTQETLLRFRLQEWIVYIPLLLVACILVAVVLSRRGLRLKATWYDLSGYRLAGYRQGAAGVVNGCWVLAVSWMLLRGAEGEVYNTSTWSYIWDVLRPEFHLWILVPLAYVFALRQSFAKKPSWVVYTHYMFLWTPLALLLMVIKLAPRQWLVYQALVYIAIAAVIFTLARRAITLLRDNNQFVGKVAGALSLAMLVALLTLTGTSQVRALTSPPEGYNIWETNVQAEMALYRWLSNNVPEGESLVIATHDRKASHQLNLTAFLTARDYRWVPLQIRRVKIGKLLNRSYSRLTTPVWLDSQYYCSFRYLSVAAVLRQMSAADAEYIVVPLRANSYPGNNALVRSMLRTGLFDLSYYRTVTLYSPEEHKDIQLTHVVLRRNGLKLGKATEVPTILDSSTLERLGECAAESAGDNSELAIVLALPNGMTLQQFTPEGKAEYQEIWRWAYSSTTPQPGR; from the coding sequence ATGCCGAACACGTCTTTGAAAAAGCTGGCCTACAGAGCTTTACCATTAGCCATAATCCTGGGGGCATCGATCCTACCTCTTTACTGGTTCAGCAAGTACATGATAATCCGGCCAGATAGTGCCTGGTATCTGCTGCAGGGGTTCAACCTCCTGTCAGGCAGAGGCTACACGGTCTTCGATCAACTGCCAATGCCGCTGCGCGGTCCAGTGCTGCCGTTCGTAGTGGGCACGTTGAGCATGCTTCTGGGTAACGATCCCATGCAGGTTGCCTGGGGCATGAAACTACTCTCTCTGGCTAACCCACTGATCATATTCCTGATCACATCGCGGCTGAGCGGCTATTGGGCAGGCTGCCTGGCGGCACTCCTGTGGAGCTTCCTTGGTATCTCGGGACACCTGGAGCACGCGTTCACGGTCGATAGCCTGCTGCTGACGTTCGTCCTGCTGCAGCTGGCCATAATCTTGTCCGATGTGGAGTCACCCAGGGCCTGGAAGCCTATAGTCTCGGGACTACTGCTTGCGTTGGCCGTCCTTACGAAGGAGACGGCAATGGTACTCCTGCCTGTGGGCATTATCTACTGCCTGTTGATGTGCAGAGGCTTCAGATGGCTCGTGCTGCACTACGCGGCCGCGGCGATCGCCTGTGCCCCGTGGTGGGTGTGGGTGTGGCTGAAGGTGAGGGAGATATACCTCTTCTCCAGCACTCAGGAGACGCTCTTACGATTTCGCTTGCAGGAGTGGATCGTATACATCCCCCTCCTGCTGGTGGCGTGTATCCTGGTGGCAGTTGTATTGAGCCGGCGCGGGCTGCGCCTGAAGGCCACCTGGTACGACCTATCAGGTTACCGACTGGCTGGTTACCGGCAGGGCGCGGCAGGAGTCGTCAATGGATGCTGGGTGTTAGCGGTCAGCTGGATGCTGCTCAGAGGCGCTGAGGGCGAAGTCTACAATACCAGTACCTGGAGCTATATATGGGATGTGCTGCGCCCGGAGTTTCATTTGTGGATACTCGTACCTCTGGCCTATGTGTTCGCCCTCAGACAGTCGTTCGCCAAGAAACCATCCTGGGTGGTCTACACCCACTACATGTTCCTGTGGACGCCGCTGGCCCTGCTATTGATGGTTATCAAGCTTGCGCCTCGTCAGTGGCTGGTCTATCAGGCTCTGGTCTACATAGCGATCGCGGCAGTGATATTCACTTTGGCAAGGAGAGCGATTACCCTCCTGCGGGACAATAACCAATTCGTGGGCAAGGTGGCAGGGGCCCTGAGCCTGGCAATGCTCGTGGCACTGCTGACCTTGACCGGCACATCGCAAGTCAGGGCTCTTACCTCTCCTCCAGAGGGCTATAACATATGGGAGACGAACGTGCAGGCAGAGATGGCCCTCTATCGATGGCTATCTAACAACGTGCCCGAGGGGGAGTCGCTGGTCATCGCCACACACGACCGTAAGGCGTCGCACCAGCTCAACTTGACCGCCTTCCTGACGGCCAGGGACTACAGGTGGGTGCCACTACAAATACGACGTGTGAAGATCGGTAAGCTGCTGAACCGCAGCTATAGTAGGCTCACCACGCCGGTGTGGTTAGACAGCCAGTACTACTGCTCCTTCCGGTATCTCTCGGTTGCGGCGGTGCTGCGTCAGATGTCAGCTGCGGATGCGGAATACATAGTCGTCCCGCTGAGGGCCAACTCCTACCCTGGGAACAACGCGCTGGTAAGATCCATGCTGCGGACAGGACTCTTTGATCTGTCGTACTACCGTACCGTCACATTGTATAGCCCGGAAGAGCACAAGGACATCCAGCTAACACACGTGGTCCTCAGGCGCAATGGCCTCAAGCTGGGCAAAGCGACGGAGGTACCCACTATCCTTGATAGCTCCACGCTCGAGCGCCTTGGAGAGTGCGCAGCCGAGTCGGCCGGTGACAACTCCGAGCTGGCGATAGTGCTCGCGCTACCTAACGGCATGACGCTTCAACAATTCACCCCGGAAGGCAAAGCCGAGTACCAGGAGATATGGAGATGGGCTTACAGCTCAACCACTCCCCAGCCCGGCAGGTGA
- a CDS encoding response regulator transcription factor, whose product MTSNGIRTLDLALLITYILLTGLVAVTLAPLSSFWWIFPLCATALLLAILLGARGRSTGKDPVTMARIVRILHQSSTITPAQLASSTGMSLKDSRSVLESLVGEGVLARSETDSDLYLRAYYPAAETLENRVKPQYLPEAPPAAGQTQNQDLLEPLSERELEILSLMASGHTNSEIARELYVAVGTVKSHVNNIYRKLGAKNRVEALSRARELGLIR is encoded by the coding sequence ATGACCTCAAACGGCATACGTACTTTAGATCTGGCTCTGCTTATAACTTATATCCTCCTTACCGGGCTGGTAGCCGTTACTCTGGCGCCCCTTTCCAGCTTCTGGTGGATCTTCCCCCTCTGTGCCACGGCGCTGCTGCTAGCAATTTTATTGGGTGCTAGAGGGAGATCAACAGGCAAAGACCCTGTCACCATGGCCAGGATAGTCAGGATTCTTCATCAGAGTAGCACAATTACTCCCGCTCAGCTTGCCTCATCTACCGGGATGTCGCTTAAAGATTCCCGGTCTGTGCTGGAGTCCCTGGTGGGAGAGGGTGTGCTTGCTCGTTCTGAGACCGACTCTGACCTCTACCTAAGGGCTTATTATCCAGCTGCTGAGACGCTGGAAAATCGTGTCAAACCCCAGTATCTGCCGGAGGCACCACCTGCCGCAGGCCAGACTCAAAACCAGGATCTGCTGGAACCCCTGAGCGAACGCGAGCTTGAGATCCTTTCCCTCATGGCCTCTGGTCATACCAACAGCGAGATAGCGAGGGAGCTGTACGTTGCAGTTGGCACCGTCAAAAGTCATGTAAATAACATCTACAGAAAGCTGGGTGCCAAGAACAGGGTAGAAGCTCTCTCCCGCGCCCGAGAGCTCGGACTCATCAGATAA
- a CDS encoding DUF6220 domain-containing protein, giving the protein MSRVSAVLYSILISLFTLFVLLQVFFAGLAVFYTPVYWTWHITLVHVFEWIPLFLIVFSLLGRMSAWARLSSIGLFLLLIVQYATANIREVPFISALHPVNALMIFLIAILATYSSWREVLGGD; this is encoded by the coding sequence ATGTCACGTGTAAGTGCGGTGCTCTATAGCATCCTGATATCGCTATTTACGCTCTTCGTCCTTTTACAGGTGTTCTTTGCAGGGCTGGCGGTCTTTTATACCCCCGTGTACTGGACCTGGCACATCACTCTTGTGCATGTGTTTGAATGGATCCCTCTGTTCCTTATAGTGTTCTCCCTGTTAGGGCGTATGTCTGCCTGGGCCAGGTTATCCTCCATAGGTTTATTCCTGTTGCTGATAGTGCAGTACGCAACCGCCAACATAAGAGAGGTCCCCTTCATCTCGGCCTTGCACCCTGTGAATGCGTTGATGATATTCCTGATAGCCATTTTGGCTACCTACTCTTCGTGGCGCGAAGTTCTGGGAGGGGATTGA
- a CDS encoding multicopper oxidase domain-containing protein — translation MSGARLSRRRFMKMGAIGAGGLLLACCGTCCGVARLADRFFDVGLTGTRLQSRIPLPREFENPLPIPPVLRPVRRDSDTDYYRVVQMPASVEILPGSRTEIWGYNGMFPGPTIRATSGRKVVVTHQNRLPIPTVVHLHGGKTPPEHDGYPTDLVLPSGQSHIHQLEGHSLRVIGHGEYSYEYPNQQPAATLWYHDHRMDFTGPQVYRGLAGFYLLTDDQERSLPLPSEDRDIPLMICDRSFDEDGSLMYPSVDPSLMGQPGVVNEYMDGVLGDVILVNGVPWPYMNVSRVRYRFRVLNASNARRYRLVLDPPPPEGYSFTQIGSDVGLLESPVRLHKLEIAPAERYDLIVDFSAYQSGDVITLRNELGNGKTALVMQFRVSGKADEYSQIPSRLSEIERLAASDALVRRRFVFARGVARNSSHTSVAPVAMWTINGQPFDPMRIDADVELGATEIWRITTNVHHPVHLHLAHFQVLSRNGGPPGPYDAGWKDTVDMGQGDTVEILARFDGYKGKYVFHCHNLEHEDMAMMGNIRVS, via the coding sequence ATGAGCGGCGCGAGGCTCTCCCGCAGGCGGTTTATGAAGATGGGGGCTATAGGAGCAGGGGGGCTGCTTCTGGCCTGCTGTGGAACCTGTTGTGGTGTGGCCAGGCTTGCTGACAGGTTCTTCGATGTCGGCCTGACAGGCACCCGCTTGCAGAGCCGCATCCCTCTCCCCAGGGAGTTTGAGAATCCTCTGCCGATACCTCCTGTCCTGAGGCCGGTCAGGCGAGATTCGGATACGGATTACTATCGAGTAGTCCAGATGCCCGCCAGTGTAGAGATATTGCCTGGCTCGCGGACAGAAATATGGGGGTATAACGGTATGTTCCCGGGGCCGACTATCAGGGCTACGAGTGGCAGAAAAGTGGTGGTTACGCATCAAAACCGTCTGCCCATACCTACCGTGGTGCACCTCCATGGAGGTAAGACGCCACCTGAGCATGATGGCTATCCAACGGACCTGGTTCTCCCCTCAGGCCAGTCACATATACATCAGCTTGAAGGACATAGCCTCAGGGTCATAGGACACGGCGAATACTCGTATGAGTATCCCAATCAGCAGCCGGCTGCCACCCTCTGGTACCACGATCACCGGATGGATTTCACCGGCCCACAGGTTTACAGGGGGCTGGCAGGTTTCTACCTGCTTACTGATGACCAGGAGAGATCGCTGCCTTTGCCGTCGGAGGACAGGGATATCCCGCTCATGATCTGTGACAGGTCTTTCGACGAGGATGGATCTCTTATGTATCCGTCGGTTGACCCATCCCTGATGGGGCAGCCCGGAGTCGTCAACGAATACATGGATGGGGTGTTGGGAGACGTCATCCTGGTAAACGGAGTTCCCTGGCCTTACATGAACGTCTCTCGTGTGCGCTACCGGTTCCGTGTACTGAACGCTTCTAACGCCCGAAGGTACAGGCTTGTGCTCGACCCACCGCCCCCCGAAGGTTATTCTTTCACCCAGATAGGTAGTGATGTCGGGCTCCTGGAATCGCCTGTAAGACTGCACAAGTTGGAAATAGCGCCGGCCGAGAGGTACGATCTGATCGTCGACTTCTCAGCCTACCAGTCAGGGGATGTGATAACCCTGAGAAATGAGCTGGGCAATGGCAAGACCGCCTTAGTAATGCAATTTAGAGTCTCTGGGAAAGCGGATGAATACAGTCAAATCCCATCAAGGCTGTCCGAGATCGAAAGGCTGGCAGCTTCAGATGCCTTGGTAAGGAGGAGGTTCGTCTTTGCGCGTGGTGTGGCTCGCAACAGCAGCCACACATCTGTAGCCCCCGTAGCTATGTGGACCATCAATGGTCAGCCATTTGATCCGATGAGGATAGATGCAGATGTAGAGCTTGGTGCCACGGAGATTTGGCGTATCACCACTAATGTCCACCACCCAGTGCATCTACACCTGGCTCATTTTCAGGTGCTGAGTCGCAACGGTGGACCCCCCGGTCCTTACGATGCAGGCTGGAAGGACACGGTGGACATGGGCCAGGGAGATACTGTTGAGATCCTTGCGCGTTTCGACGGCTACAAGGGCAAGTACGTATTCCATTGTCACAACCTTGAGCATGAGGATATGGCCATGATGGGGAACATCAGAGTCAGTTAG
- a CDS encoding S1C family serine protease, translating into MKGSIRRLLLVLVMLPLLAACQFAPATTGSTTVTPTATSVASTNTSSSSNGSTGNQLYSLTSATLNVPQLVQEVKDGVVEIIAQQTSDGSYIRGISQGYATGSGFIIDTQGHILTNNHVIEGADKITVVLPDNRILSARLVGADPTTDLAVLKVEASNLKPLRLGDSSKLQVGEPVVAIGNALGLPGGPTVTTGVVSALNRSEEEPISEQPGYYPGITQTGNSLFGLIQTDAAVNPGNSGGPLLNMQGEVVGINTLGQRSTESGVTVEGINFAIPINTAKRVADEIIRTGKVVYPYIGIRTQFLYPEVSVIENLPHVLGQYVASVEPGTPAEKAGLRRGDIIIAIDGQRITNESMFVELLREHKPGDKITLTIRRDGRTITKEVTLTERPSSLSG; encoded by the coding sequence ATGAAAGGCAGCATCAGGAGATTGCTGTTGGTGCTGGTTATGTTGCCCCTGCTAGCGGCATGCCAGTTTGCACCAGCAACCACTGGTAGTACCACCGTTACACCTACGGCGACGTCCGTGGCTTCAACCAACACAAGCAGCTCGAGCAACGGCAGTACTGGTAATCAGCTCTACAGCCTGACCAGCGCTACGCTCAATGTGCCCCAGCTGGTGCAGGAAGTAAAGGATGGGGTCGTTGAGATCATCGCCCAGCAGACATCCGATGGCAGTTACATAAGGGGTATCTCTCAAGGATATGCGACCGGCTCGGGGTTCATCATAGACACTCAAGGGCACATACTGACCAACAACCACGTGATAGAAGGCGCTGATAAAATCACGGTTGTGCTGCCGGACAACAGGATACTCTCGGCCAGGCTCGTAGGGGCCGATCCCACCACGGACCTGGCAGTGCTGAAAGTCGAGGCTTCTAACCTGAAGCCTCTGCGGCTGGGAGATTCCTCCAAGCTGCAGGTGGGTGAGCCTGTAGTGGCTATAGGTAATGCTTTGGGCCTGCCGGGAGGCCCTACCGTCACCACCGGTGTGGTTTCAGCTCTCAACAGATCTGAAGAGGAGCCTATATCAGAGCAACCTGGTTACTACCCGGGAATCACCCAGACGGGCAACAGCCTGTTCGGGCTTATACAGACCGATGCTGCCGTGAACCCTGGCAATAGCGGTGGCCCCCTGCTCAACATGCAGGGCGAGGTAGTGGGTATAAACACCCTGGGGCAGCGCAGCACTGAGTCGGGGGTGACGGTTGAAGGTATCAACTTCGCCATACCTATAAACACCGCCAAGAGAGTGGCAGATGAGATCATACGCACAGGTAAGGTGGTATACCCCTACATCGGGATAAGAACGCAGTTCCTGTATCCTGAGGTATCAGTTATAGAGAACCTGCCTCATGTGCTGGGCCAATACGTCGCGAGCGTCGAGCCTGGTACCCCGGCCGAGAAGGCTGGCCTGCGCAGAGGAGATATAATAATCGCCATAGATGGCCAGAGAATCACCAACGAGAGCATGTTCGTGGAGCTCCTGAGGGAGCACAAGCCTGGAGATAAGATAACGCTCACTATAAGGAGGGATGGCAGGACGATTACCAAAGAGGTAACGCTCACCGAGCGGCCATCCAGCTTGTCAGGCTAG
- a CDS encoding YceI family protein, whose translation MKRLVALLSVVMLLIAAVAYSYLKPTAAPSGPITADPVSTPSGDTDARVFTISQDGSQARFIIDEVLNGSPKTVVGTTNQVAGQISIDPNDVSSTRVGTIRINARTFQTDSSQRDRAIQNRILETSSYEFITFTPREITGLPGDPAIGRTYNLKVTGDLKIKDVSREVTFDVTVKPESQSRLTGKATATIKYADWGISIPQVPFVANVSDEVRLELDFLAVSS comes from the coding sequence ATGAAGAGGTTAGTTGCACTATTGTCGGTGGTCATGCTGCTCATAGCAGCAGTGGCTTATAGCTACCTTAAGCCCACAGCAGCACCAAGTGGGCCCATAACCGCTGATCCCGTGTCCACGCCTTCCGGGGATACTGACGCCCGCGTATTCACCATCAGTCAGGATGGCTCCCAGGCCAGGTTCATCATAGATGAGGTTTTGAACGGCTCTCCCAAAACGGTCGTGGGAACCACCAACCAGGTAGCAGGGCAGATATCCATAGATCCGAACGACGTATCATCCACTCGTGTGGGCACCATACGCATCAACGCCCGTACTTTCCAGACAGATAGCTCGCAGAGGGATCGAGCTATCCAGAACAGGATCCTGGAGACCAGCAGCTATGAGTTCATAACTTTCACTCCCAGAGAGATCACTGGCCTGCCAGGCGATCCTGCCATCGGCAGAACCTACAACCTCAAGGTCACAGGTGACCTGAAGATCAAAGATGTATCCAGGGAAGTAACTTTTGATGTTACCGTCAAGCCCGAGAGCCAGAGCAGGCTAACTGGTAAGGCAACGGCCACTATCAAGTATGCCGACTGGGGAATAAGCATTCCTCAGGTGCCGTTTGTGGCCAATGTGTCGGATGAGGTCCGCCTGGAACTGGATTTTCTGGCAGTATCCTCATAG
- the lon gene encoding endopeptidase La has product MNNQEQPEANIPSLLPVLPLRDSVIYPFAVLPIVVGQERSIRLVDDSMRSRRLIVLVAQRSRNVEQAGPDDIYRIGTVATIHHLVRAPDGTLRIVVQGVQRVRILDFISTQPYLVARIDPAPDQTENNVEEEALRRVAVDLFRRMVEISPDLPNEILPTLDSIQDPIQTFYFIAGAIQLDVDTRQELLELEPLEVKLRRLVEILQKELSIREISQRIQSETQERLTQAQREAYLREQLRTIQSQLGEGPEQSEVNELRRRIEEAGLPEEARKEAERELNRLSTIPMASPEYAIIRTYLEWLADLPWNKLSGGTIDTQRAREILDEDHYDLEKVKDRIIEHLAVRKLREQRVSNLSGQEGTGEQNTIPSGSGDTLREPILCFVGPPGVGKTSLGQSIARALGRKFIRMSLGGIRDEAEIRGHRRTYIGAMPGRIIQGMRRVGTKDPVFMLDEIDKITVGFQGDPAAALLEVLDPAQNHSFVDNYLGVPFDLSQVLFIATANTLDTIPAPLLDRMEVIQISGYTEQEKLFIAQRYLIPKQMRAHGIQDSELRFTEESIRKIIREYTQEAGVRNLDRQIATICRKVARAIADGAAQSIEITPDNLQEYLGHPRHFHSTAERITRPGVATGLAWTPTGGEILFIEATMMPDPHPRVILTGMLGEVMRESAQIALSYVRSEADPLGVNPDAFTGKTVHIHVPAGAIPKDGPSAGLAIVAALASLGSSRLVRSDVAMTGEITLRGKVLPVGGIKEKVLAAHRAGIKTVILPKENEQDLEDIPQELRDQMRFVLVDNIEDAMQVALTELPVLEET; this is encoded by the coding sequence ATGAACAATCAGGAACAGCCGGAGGCTAATATACCCAGCCTGTTGCCTGTGCTGCCTCTAAGGGATTCGGTGATATACCCCTTCGCGGTGCTGCCGATAGTTGTAGGGCAGGAAAGGTCCATACGCCTAGTAGACGACTCCATGAGAAGCCGAAGGCTGATCGTATTAGTAGCCCAAAGAAGCAGGAACGTCGAGCAGGCGGGGCCAGATGATATCTACAGGATAGGCACCGTAGCAACCATACATCACCTGGTCAGGGCACCCGATGGCACGCTGAGAATAGTGGTACAGGGCGTGCAGCGGGTGAGGATTCTAGATTTTATATCTACCCAGCCCTACCTGGTGGCCAGAATCGATCCTGCCCCGGACCAGACCGAGAACAACGTGGAGGAAGAAGCCCTCCGAAGGGTGGCCGTCGATCTGTTCCGCAGGATGGTGGAGATATCACCAGACCTGCCAAATGAGATTCTACCCACTCTGGACAGCATTCAGGACCCTATCCAAACCTTCTATTTCATTGCGGGAGCCATCCAGCTCGATGTCGACACCAGGCAGGAACTGCTTGAGCTGGAGCCTCTGGAAGTCAAGCTAAGAAGGCTGGTAGAGATCCTCCAGAAGGAGCTGTCGATAAGGGAGATAAGCCAGCGCATCCAGAGCGAGACGCAGGAGAGGCTTACCCAGGCCCAGAGGGAAGCTTACCTGAGAGAACAGTTGCGTACTATCCAGTCCCAGCTGGGAGAAGGTCCTGAGCAGTCCGAGGTCAACGAGCTCAGACGCAGGATCGAAGAGGCAGGACTACCCGAGGAAGCCAGAAAAGAAGCCGAACGGGAGCTGAACAGGCTGTCCACCATCCCCATGGCTTCACCAGAGTACGCTATCATCCGGACATATCTGGAGTGGCTGGCGGACCTGCCATGGAACAAACTCTCCGGAGGGACCATAGATACGCAGAGAGCCAGGGAGATCCTGGACGAGGACCATTACGACCTGGAAAAGGTAAAGGACAGGATAATAGAGCACCTGGCCGTGCGCAAGCTTAGAGAGCAGAGGGTAAGCAACCTCTCTGGCCAGGAAGGTACGGGTGAGCAAAACACAATACCTTCGGGATCTGGCGACACGCTGAGAGAACCAATACTGTGCTTTGTTGGTCCGCCGGGTGTTGGTAAGACCAGCCTGGGGCAGAGCATAGCCAGGGCGCTGGGGAGGAAGTTCATCCGCATGAGCCTGGGAGGCATAAGGGACGAAGCCGAGATACGAGGCCACCGCAGGACCTATATAGGAGCCATGCCAGGCAGAATTATCCAGGGTATGAGGAGGGTTGGCACCAAAGACCCAGTATTCATGCTGGACGAGATAGATAAGATAACAGTAGGTTTTCAGGGAGATCCCGCAGCTGCGCTGCTGGAGGTCCTCGACCCCGCACAGAACCACAGCTTTGTTGATAACTATCTGGGAGTGCCGTTTGATCTCTCGCAGGTACTGTTCATAGCTACGGCAAACACGCTGGATACCATCCCTGCGCCCTTGCTGGACAGGATGGAAGTAATACAGATATCGGGCTACACCGAGCAGGAGAAACTCTTTATAGCCCAAAGATACCTCATACCCAAGCAGATGCGAGCTCACGGCATCCAGGATAGCGAGCTAAGGTTCACCGAGGAATCCATCAGAAAGATCATCAGAGAATATACACAGGAGGCAGGAGTCAGGAACCTTGACAGGCAGATAGCAACGATCTGCCGCAAGGTGGCCAGGGCAATAGCAGACGGTGCGGCTCAGTCCATCGAGATCACCCCGGACAATCTGCAGGAATACCTGGGACATCCCAGACACTTCCATAGCACTGCCGAGAGGATAACGCGACCCGGTGTGGCCACTGGTCTGGCGTGGACACCCACAGGCGGAGAGATCCTGTTCATCGAAGCCACCATGATGCCAGACCCTCATCCCAGAGTAATACTCACAGGCATGCTAGGAGAAGTAATGAGGGAATCAGCGCAGATAGCTCTGTCCTACGTCCGGTCAGAGGCTGACCCTCTGGGGGTGAATCCAGACGCTTTCACGGGGAAGACTGTGCACATACACGTTCCTGCAGGGGCTATACCCAAGGACGGCCCATCTGCGGGGCTGGCCATCGTGGCTGCTCTGGCTTCCCTGGGCTCAAGCCGGCTCGTACGCAGCGACGTTGCCATGACTGGTGAGATCACGCTGAGGGGCAAGGTTCTTCCAGTGGGTGGCATAAAAGAGAAAGTGCTTGCTGCCCACCGAGCGGGGATCAAGACGGTGATCCTCCCCAAAGAAAACGAACAGGACCTGGAGGATATACCCCAAGAGCTGAGGGATCAGATGCGATTCGTGCTGGTAGACAACATCGAGGATGCCATGCAGGTCGCATTAACCGAGTTGCCGGTGCTTGAGGAAACCTGA
- a CDS encoding Hsp20/alpha crystallin family protein, with protein MRYRYLRYQYTISAPFDDLNVMSGLLGIRQPMFRLGSTVWRPMTDICETPRHINIIVELAGIKAEDIDVTLYENALVVEGERSINICGEDGVYRHAEIRHGPFRLEIAIATSIDPEGVEANYDNGILRITLPKVAENNRS; from the coding sequence ATGCGCTACAGATACCTGCGCTACCAGTACACGATCAGTGCTCCTTTTGATGATCTGAACGTCATGAGCGGGCTGCTGGGCATCCGGCAGCCCATGTTCCGACTGGGCTCCACAGTATGGCGGCCTATGACGGATATATGTGAGACGCCAAGACATATAAACATCATCGTCGAGCTCGCGGGTATAAAAGCCGAGGACATAGACGTCACCCTGTACGAGAACGCGCTAGTGGTCGAGGGCGAGAGAAGCATAAACATCTGCGGGGAGGATGGGGTGTACCGACACGCCGAGATTCGTCATGGGCCATTCCGACTGGAGATCGCCATTGCCACGAGTATAGATCCTGAGGGTGTCGAGGCAAACTACGATAACGGCATACTTCGCATCACGCTTCCCAAAGTAGCTGAGAACAATAGAAGCTAA
- a CDS encoding RNA polymerase sigma factor: MTARVEASIREPEDFPREAIKYLRPLVNYARRRIRYYESTGELAPGFVHPIEVVDQALVEALRRYRELPPDSPLYPWLRRFVRRVLNNLVREARQRRREISLEQPIGGNYDSDYLMERPIRLMDVLPDPTAPIPEEIIERREFQSALASIIGHLPESWREPFLMHVVDGMSVEEIARIEGQKPEDIRYRIELARNYLKEMLTEEYEELEGSAPSEDIFSKVESMHLEDEQSRKIQQKLESATKDISKA; encoded by the coding sequence GTGACAGCTAGAGTTGAAGCTAGTATAAGGGAACCTGAAGATTTCCCACGAGAGGCCATCAAGTACCTGAGACCATTGGTAAACTACGCTCGCAGGCGCATTAGATATTACGAATCGACAGGCGAGCTCGCCCCAGGGTTCGTGCATCCGATAGAGGTTGTAGACCAGGCCCTTGTGGAGGCACTGCGCAGGTACCGAGAGTTACCTCCAGACAGCCCGCTGTACCCATGGCTTAGAAGGTTTGTAAGAAGAGTACTGAACAACCTGGTGAGGGAGGCTCGGCAGAGGCGCAGGGAGATTTCTCTCGAGCAACCGATAGGAGGTAACTACGACTCCGACTACCTGATGGAACGACCTATAAGGCTGATGGATGTACTCCCTGACCCAACAGCTCCGATCCCTGAGGAGATAATAGAGAGGCGGGAGTTCCAGTCAGCGCTGGCCAGCATAATTGGTCATCTGCCTGAATCCTGGAGGGAGCCATTCCTGATGCACGTGGTTGATGGTATGAGCGTAGAGGAGATAGCCCGCATCGAAGGGCAGAAACCAGAGGACATACGCTACAGGATAGAGCTGGCCAGGAATTACCTCAAGGAGATGCTGACCGAAGAGTACGAGGAGCTGGAAGGGTCTGCACCTTCTGAGGATATATTCTCCAAGGTGGAGAGCATGCACCTGGAAGATGAGCAGAGCAGGAAGATCCAACAGAAGCTAGAATCTGCTACAAAGGATATATCTAAAGCCTGA
- a CDS encoding Hsp20/alpha crystallin family protein, with product MSIQRWDPFREMMSLRDAVNRLLEESFVSPSLLMGTRESSFPVDIEETDDNFVLRASLPGYKPEEINVSITGDTLTISAEHKEEGERREGSYLVRERRLGKVTRTFTLPTRISGDQASAKYENGELVLTLPKAEESKPRRIQITTGAQTSQPSIEPQSTTQ from the coding sequence ATGTCGATACAGAGATGGGATCCATTCAGAGAGATGATGAGTCTTCGGGACGCAGTCAACCGCTTGCTGGAGGAAAGCTTCGTGAGTCCCTCGCTACTGATGGGCACAAGGGAATCTTCCTTCCCGGTGGATATTGAAGAGACGGATGACAACTTCGTGCTGAGGGCATCCCTGCCAGGATACAAACCCGAGGAGATCAACGTATCCATAACTGGTGATACGCTCACGATCAGCGCCGAGCACAAGGAGGAAGGCGAGAGGAGAGAAGGTAGCTACCTGGTGAGAGAGCGCAGGCTTGGAAAGGTGACGCGTACGTTCACCCTGCCAACGAGGATAAGTGGCGACCAGGCCAGTGCCAAGTACGAGAATGGGGAGCTAGTACTCACTCTGCCGAAGGCTGAAGAGTCTAAGCCAAGGAGAATACAGATCACGACAGGTGCACAGACCTCTCAGCCATCTATAGAGCCTCAATCCACTACTCAGTAA